Proteins from one Nitrobacteraceae bacterium AZCC 2146 genomic window:
- a CDS encoding GTP-binding protein (product_source=KO:K03979; cath_funfam=2.70.210.12,3.40.50.300; cog=COG0536; ko=KO:K03979; pfam=PF01018,PF01926; smart=SM00382; superfamily=52540,82051; tigrfam=TIGR02729) codes for MKFLDEAKVYIRSGDGGNGCVAFRREKYIEFGGPSGGNGGRGGDVIIEVVDGLNTLIDYRYQQHFKAPKGTNGMGKDRHGANGKAVTLKVPVGTQIFDEDRETLIHDFTKLGEQFVLAEGGNGGFGNAHFKSSTNRAPRNANPGQTGEERWIWLRLKLIADAGLVGLPNAGKSTFLSKVSAAKPKIADYPFTTLHPQLGVVNADGREFVLADIPGLIEGAHEGAGLGDRFLGHVERCRVLLHLIDATCEHAGKAYKTVRTELDAYEGDLANKVEIVALNKIDAVTPEQLKQQKERLKRASKKTPLLMSGATGTGVMEALRALVEVIGEAPVSDKAKSAAQAEPWAPLTN; via the coding sequence ATGAAATTTCTCGATGAAGCCAAGGTCTATATTCGCTCCGGTGACGGCGGCAATGGCTGCGTGGCGTTTCGCCGCGAGAAGTACATCGAGTTCGGCGGACCCAGCGGCGGCAATGGCGGCCGCGGCGGCGACGTCATCATCGAAGTGGTCGATGGCCTCAACACGCTGATCGACTACCGCTACCAGCAGCATTTCAAGGCGCCGAAGGGCACCAACGGCATGGGCAAGGACCGCCACGGCGCCAACGGCAAGGCCGTGACGCTGAAGGTCCCGGTCGGCACCCAGATCTTCGACGAGGATCGCGAAACCCTGATCCACGACTTCACCAAGCTTGGCGAGCAATTCGTGCTGGCCGAAGGCGGCAATGGTGGCTTCGGCAACGCACACTTCAAGTCATCGACCAACCGCGCACCGCGCAACGCCAATCCCGGCCAGACCGGCGAAGAGCGCTGGATCTGGCTGCGGCTGAAGCTGATCGCCGACGCCGGCCTCGTTGGCCTGCCCAATGCCGGCAAATCGACCTTCCTGTCGAAGGTGAGCGCCGCGAAGCCGAAGATCGCCGACTATCCGTTCACGACGCTGCATCCGCAGCTCGGCGTGGTGAATGCCGACGGCCGCGAATTCGTGCTGGCGGATATTCCCGGCCTGATCGAAGGCGCCCATGAAGGCGCCGGCCTCGGCGATCGCTTCCTCGGCCACGTCGAACGCTGCCGCGTGCTGCTGCATTTGATCGACGCCACCTGCGAACACGCCGGCAAGGCCTACAAGACCGTACGCACCGAACTCGATGCCTATGAAGGCGACCTCGCCAACAAGGTCGAGATCGTCGCGCTAAACAAGATCGACGCGGTGACGCCCGAGCAGCTGAAGCAGCAGAAGGAGCGGCTGAAGCGCGCATCGAAGAAGACGCCGCTGCTGATGTCCGGTGCGACCGGAACAGGCGTCATGGAAGCGTTGCGCGCACTGGTCGAGGTGATCGGCGAAGCGCCGGTGTCGGACAAGGCGAAGTCCGCGGCACAGGCGGAGCCGTGGGCACCATTGACCAACTAA
- a CDS encoding large subunit ribosomal protein L27 (product_source=KO:K02899; cath_funfam=2.40.50.100; cog=COG0211; ko=KO:K02899; pfam=PF01016; superfamily=110324; tigrfam=TIGR00062), whose translation MAHKKAGGSSRNGRDSAGKRLGIKAYGGERVIPGNIIARQRGTTWHPGLNVGMGTDHTLFAKVEGHVQFRAKGNGRTFVSVLPILEAAAE comes from the coding sequence ATGGCTCACAAAAAAGCAGGCGGTTCATCGCGAAACGGTCGTGATTCGGCAGGCAAACGCCTCGGAATCAAGGCCTACGGCGGCGAGCGCGTGATCCCCGGTAACATCATTGCGCGTCAGCGCGGAACCACCTGGCATCCCGGCCTTAATGTCGGCATGGGCACCGACCATACCCTGTTCGCCAAGGTCGAAGGCCACGTGCAGTTTCGCGCCAAAGGCAACGGCCGCACCTTCGTATCGGTTCTCCCGATTCTCGAAGCCGCGGCCGAGTAA
- a CDS encoding glutamate 5-kinase (product_source=KO:K00931; cath_funfam=2.30.130.10,3.40.1160.10; cog=COG0263; ko=KO:K00931; pfam=PF00696,PF01472; smart=SM00359; superfamily=53633,88697; tigrfam=TIGR01027), with amino-acid sequence MSRPKLKNFRRIVIKVGSSLLIDSAAGEVKSAWLTALAADIAKLHADGRDVLVVSSGSIALGRSRLKLPRGTLKLEESQAAAAVGQIALARIWSEVLGHHGIGAGQILVTLQDTEERRRYLNARSTIAKLLEWRAVPVINENDTVATNEIRYGDNDRLAARVATMASADLLVLLSDIDGLYTAPPGANPDAKLIPIVESVTAEIEAMAGAAESELSRGGMYTKIEAAKIATTAGTHMLIASGKIEHPLQAIADGGRCTWFLTPANPVTARKRWIAGSLEPKGTLTIDAGAVTALRAGKSLLPAGVIRVDGQFARGDAVVVRGPDTHEIGRGLVAYDAEDAEKIKGHSSPDVMVILGISGRAEMIHRDDLVIGVAPG; translated from the coding sequence ATGTCGCGCCCCAAACTGAAAAATTTCCGCCGCATCGTCATCAAGGTCGGCTCGTCGCTGCTGATCGATTCCGCAGCCGGCGAGGTGAAGTCGGCCTGGCTGACGGCACTCGCCGCCGACATCGCGAAACTTCATGCCGATGGCCGCGACGTCCTGGTCGTCTCCTCTGGCTCGATCGCGCTCGGCCGCAGCCGCCTGAAACTTCCCCGCGGCACGCTGAAGCTGGAAGAGAGCCAGGCCGCCGCCGCCGTCGGACAGATCGCGCTGGCACGGATCTGGTCGGAGGTGCTGGGCCATCACGGCATCGGCGCCGGACAGATCCTGGTGACGCTGCAGGACACCGAGGAGCGCCGCCGCTATCTCAATGCGCGCTCCACCATCGCCAAGCTGCTGGAATGGCGCGCGGTGCCGGTCATCAACGAGAACGACACCGTCGCCACCAACGAAATCCGCTATGGCGACAACGACCGCCTCGCCGCGCGCGTCGCCACCATGGCGTCAGCCGACCTGCTGGTGCTGCTGTCCGATATCGACGGCCTCTACACTGCGCCACCCGGCGCCAATCCGGATGCGAAGCTGATACCGATTGTAGAGTCGGTCACCGCCGAGATCGAAGCGATGGCGGGCGCAGCCGAGTCCGAACTGTCGCGCGGCGGCATGTACACCAAAATCGAGGCGGCAAAGATCGCGACCACCGCCGGCACCCATATGCTGATCGCGTCGGGCAAGATCGAACACCCGCTGCAGGCGATTGCCGACGGCGGCCGCTGCACCTGGTTTCTGACGCCGGCCAATCCCGTCACGGCGCGAAAACGATGGATTGCCGGCTCACTTGAGCCGAAGGGCACGCTGACCATCGACGCCGGCGCTGTGACCGCGCTGCGCGCCGGCAAGAGCCTGCTACCGGCCGGCGTGATCCGTGTCGATGGCCAGTTCGCCCGAGGCGACGCTGTGGTGGTGCGCGGGCCGGATACGCATGAAATCGGCCGCGGCCTTGTCGCTTACGACGCCGAGGACGCCGAGAAGATCAAGGGCCACTCCTCGCCCGACGTGATGGTCATCCTGGGCATCAGCGGCCGCGCCGAAATGATCCACCGCGACGACCTCGTGATCGGCGTCGCGCCGGGTTAG
- a CDS encoding DNA-binding transcriptional LysR family regulator (product_source=COG0583; cath_funfam=1.10.10.10,3.40.190.10; cog=COG0583; pfam=PF00126,PF03466; superfamily=46785,53850) produces MRFLTLRYFNEVAKLGSIRKAADRLHVAPSAVSRQIAQLEHEVDAVLFERSNNGVQLTSAGEVLARHSHRIFRDLDRARTGIDDLRGLRRGEVSLWVIEGIVSGLLPDILARFHERYPGVSFKVLTASTDRITEALLADEADIGITFNAPPRAEIEVVGEFTEPLYCLVAASHEFANRKSLTLADVCTQPLALSEHSFGLRQIFERAVAKRRLKANVMVTTNSLELTKTMAATGNAIAFMPALTVIKELATGSLRAIPVEEGEFVEGRSSISIHRDRPLPHAAHEFLKLLTSEIMGLSQAPRAAASKLRNSGK; encoded by the coding sequence TTGCGCTTCCTGACCCTCCGTTATTTCAATGAAGTTGCCAAACTCGGCTCGATCCGCAAGGCGGCGGATCGGCTGCATGTCGCGCCTTCGGCGGTGAGCCGTCAGATCGCTCAACTCGAGCATGAGGTTGACGCGGTGCTGTTCGAGCGCTCCAACAACGGTGTTCAGCTGACATCGGCGGGAGAAGTCCTCGCGCGGCACAGCCATCGCATCTTCCGCGATCTCGATCGGGCGCGCACGGGCATCGACGATCTGCGCGGGCTCAGGCGCGGCGAAGTCAGCCTGTGGGTGATCGAAGGCATCGTTTCGGGCCTGCTGCCGGACATTCTCGCGCGTTTCCACGAGCGCTATCCCGGCGTTTCGTTCAAGGTGCTCACCGCGTCCACCGATCGCATTACCGAAGCGTTGCTGGCGGATGAGGCCGATATCGGCATCACGTTCAACGCGCCGCCGCGTGCGGAGATCGAGGTCGTCGGCGAGTTTACCGAGCCGCTTTATTGTCTGGTCGCGGCATCGCACGAATTCGCCAACCGGAAATCGCTCACGCTGGCTGATGTCTGCACGCAGCCGCTGGCGTTGTCCGAACACAGCTTCGGTCTGCGCCAGATTTTCGAACGCGCCGTCGCCAAGCGCAGGCTCAAGGCCAATGTCATGGTAACTACCAACTCGCTGGAATTGACGAAGACGATGGCCGCGACGGGCAACGCGATCGCGTTCATGCCGGCGCTGACGGTGATCAAGGAGCTGGCGACTGGCAGCCTGCGCGCCATTCCGGTGGAGGAGGGTGAGTTCGTGGAGGGGCGCTCCAGCATCAGTATTCACCGCGACAGGCCGCTTCCTCACGCGGCCCACGAGTTCCTGAAATTGCTGACATCCGAAATCATGGGGCTGTCCCAGGCGCCGCGCGCGGCAGCATCTAAACTGCGCAATAGCGGCAAGTAG
- a CDS encoding aminoacrylate peracid reductase (product_source=KO:K09021; cath_funfam=3.30.1330.40; cog=COG0251; ko=KO:K09021; pfam=PF01042; superfamily=55298; tigrfam=TIGR03610): MPIEILTPPNPPPPLAPYSAGTKAGGFIYVSGTLAIGPNGETMGVGDATAQTRYVIEAVKAVIEAGGGTLKHVVFNQIFLKDLSDYAAMNAVYKEYFPENPPARYCIQTPLVRPDFLVEIATTAYVGP, translated from the coding sequence ATGCCGATTGAAATCCTGACCCCTCCGAATCCGCCGCCGCCGCTCGCGCCCTATAGTGCAGGCACCAAGGCCGGAGGCTTCATCTATGTGTCCGGCACGCTGGCGATCGGCCCGAACGGCGAAACCATGGGCGTCGGCGACGCGACGGCGCAGACACGCTACGTCATCGAAGCGGTCAAGGCCGTGATCGAGGCCGGCGGCGGCACGTTGAAGCACGTCGTCTTCAACCAGATTTTCCTGAAGGACCTTTCGGACTACGCTGCCATGAATGCGGTGTATAAAGAATACTTCCCGGAAAATCCGCCGGCGCGCTACTGCATCCAGACGCCGCTGGTGCGCCCGGATTTCCTCGTCGAGATCGCCACGACCGCTTACGTCGGGCCGTAA
- a CDS encoding hypothetical protein (product_source=Hypo-rule applied; cleavage_site_network=SignalP-noTM; pfam=PF00839) yields the protein MNKLLIVPFLLIASAASAQSGAGMNQSACARDVSRFCRAKMNDGDMVVLSCLKEHRERLSKACAKVLADNGQ from the coding sequence ATGAACAAACTTTTGATCGTTCCTTTTCTGCTGATCGCTTCGGCCGCCTCGGCACAAAGCGGGGCTGGCATGAATCAATCGGCCTGCGCGCGCGATGTCTCGCGCTTCTGCCGCGCCAAGATGAATGACGGCGACATGGTCGTGCTCAGCTGCCTGAAAGAACATCGCGAACGGCTCAGCAAGGCCTGCGCCAAGGTATTGGCCGACAACGGCCAGTAA
- a CDS encoding large subunit ribosomal protein L21 (product_source=KO:K02888; cog=COG0261; ko=KO:K02888; pfam=PF00829; superfamily=141091; tigrfam=TIGR00061): MFAVIKTGGRQYRVVPDDVLEIGKIAGEVGTIVQLGEVLVLGGDTPVLGLPMVEGASVAAEVLQHKRGPKIISFKKRRRKNSKRKRGYRDEITVLRITEILADGKTPSIGPRPKREKPVVTAPVDGDEDAPETSAKKAPVKKAAAPKAAAKPRAKPDAAKKPAAKKDAAKN; the protein is encoded by the coding sequence ATGTTCGCAGTCATCAAAACCGGCGGCCGGCAATACCGCGTCGTACCGGATGATGTGCTCGAGATAGGCAAGATCGCCGGCGAAGTCGGGACGATCGTGCAGCTTGGTGAAGTGCTGGTGCTGGGCGGCGATACGCCGGTGCTCGGCCTGCCGATGGTTGAAGGCGCCTCCGTTGCGGCCGAAGTGCTGCAGCACAAGCGTGGCCCGAAGATCATCTCGTTCAAGAAGCGCCGCCGCAAGAATTCGAAGCGCAAGCGCGGTTACCGCGACGAGATCACCGTGCTCCGCATCACCGAGATCCTGGCCGACGGCAAGACGCCTTCGATCGGACCGCGGCCGAAGCGCGAGAAGCCGGTCGTGACCGCGCCGGTCGATGGCGACGAGGATGCGCCGGAGACATCAGCCAAGAAGGCCCCGGTGAAGAAGGCCGCAGCTCCGAAAGCAGCCGCGAAGCCCCGCGCCAAGCCCGATGCGGCGAAAAAGCCCGCCGCGAAAAAAGACGCTGCGAAGAATTGA
- a CDS encoding drug/metabolite transporter (DMT)-like permease (product_source=COG0697; cog=COG0697; pfam=PF00892; superfamily=103481; transmembrane_helix_parts=Inside_1_12,TMhelix_13_35,Outside_36_44,TMhelix_45_67,Inside_68_78,TMhelix_79_101,Outside_102_105,TMhelix_106_125,Inside_126_129,TMhelix_130_149,Outside_150_153,TMhelix_154_176,Inside_177_184,TMhelix_185_207,Outside_208_216,TMhelix_217_236,Inside_237_240,TMhelix_241_263,Outside_264_267,TMhelix_268_287,Inside_288_303): MFATISTAADNRAARLAGIGLMLAGICMFSCGDAIGKFLVGTYSVGQLMLLRACAALVLLSPSIWRHRAEFLQLERPVLQVIRVVLSTLEVAAFFWAAAYLPLADVITYYLACPIFVTAGSAIFLREPVGWRRWSAVVVGFCGVLIALQPSAQTITWPALIALCGSASFAALMLITRSLRGAPDVVLATTQFMGTFTFGAILTPLTWLTPSLRDLGFFFLAGGVSVVALLCVNRSLKLAPASVVVPYQYSMIIWAVMFGYLVFGELPSMATIVGAAIIIAAGLYIFLREQKLGKIEAEVSPPV, encoded by the coding sequence ATGTTTGCGACCATTTCGACCGCTGCGGACAACCGCGCTGCCAGGCTGGCCGGTATCGGCCTGATGCTGGCAGGCATCTGCATGTTCTCGTGCGGCGACGCGATCGGCAAATTCCTCGTCGGCACCTATTCGGTCGGCCAGTTGATGCTGCTGCGCGCTTGCGCCGCGCTGGTACTGCTGTCGCCGTCGATCTGGCGGCACCGCGCGGAATTCCTGCAGCTGGAGCGTCCGGTCCTGCAGGTCATCCGTGTGGTGCTGTCGACGCTGGAGGTTGCGGCATTCTTCTGGGCGGCGGCCTATCTGCCGCTCGCCGATGTCATCACCTACTATCTGGCGTGCCCGATCTTCGTCACAGCGGGATCGGCGATCTTCCTGCGCGAACCGGTGGGCTGGCGGCGCTGGAGCGCCGTCGTGGTCGGGTTCTGCGGCGTGCTGATCGCGCTGCAGCCGTCGGCGCAGACCATTACCTGGCCGGCGCTGATCGCCTTGTGCGGCAGCGCCTCGTTCGCGGCATTGATGCTGATCACGCGGTCGCTGCGCGGCGCGCCGGATGTGGTGCTGGCCACTACGCAGTTCATGGGTACCTTCACTTTCGGCGCGATCCTGACGCCGCTCACCTGGCTGACGCCGTCTCTGCGCGATCTGGGCTTTTTCTTTCTCGCCGGCGGCGTGTCGGTGGTGGCGCTGCTCTGCGTCAATCGTTCGCTGAAACTGGCGCCGGCCAGCGTCGTGGTGCCGTATCAATATTCGATGATCATCTGGGCCGTGATGTTCGGCTACCTGGTATTTGGCGAATTGCCATCAATGGCGACGATCGTCGGTGCCGCGATCATCATCGCTGCCGGGCTCTACATCTTCCTGCGCGAGCAGAAGCTCGGAAAGATCGAAGCCGAAGTGAGCCCGCCGGTGTGA
- a CDS encoding ureidoacrylate peracid hydrolase (product_source=KO:K09020; cath_funfam=3.40.50.850; cog=COG1335; ko=KO:K09020; pfam=PF00857; superfamily=52499; tigrfam=TIGR03614) has protein sequence MRSLTAKPEPTEFDPSRTALIVVDMQNGYCSPGGYFSHLGVDLAPTQQVIPAVAELVRITRDAGMQVIWLQNGWDAEQKEAGGPGSVNQLKGNSLKLMRKRPELYGKLLTKGTWDYELVKELKPEANDIVIPKPRYSGFTGTQLDSILRSRRIETLLVCGVATNVCVESTIRDAYFKEYFPVLIRDACYQAGPDFIQQATIYNVEQFFGWSATVNDVAAACAVERAA, from the coding sequence ATGCGAAGCCTGACGGCCAAGCCCGAACCGACCGAATTCGATCCATCGCGGACGGCGCTGATCGTCGTCGACATGCAGAACGGCTATTGCTCGCCGGGTGGCTATTTCAGCCACCTTGGCGTCGATCTGGCGCCGACGCAGCAGGTCATTCCTGCGGTTGCCGAACTGGTCCGGATCACGCGCGATGCAGGGATGCAGGTGATCTGGCTGCAGAACGGTTGGGATGCCGAGCAGAAGGAGGCGGGCGGTCCCGGCTCTGTCAACCAGCTCAAGGGCAATTCGCTCAAGCTGATGCGCAAGCGTCCCGAACTCTATGGCAAGCTGCTCACCAAGGGCACGTGGGATTACGAGCTGGTCAAGGAGCTCAAGCCGGAAGCCAATGACATTGTGATCCCGAAGCCGCGCTACAGCGGTTTTACCGGCACGCAGCTCGACAGCATTTTGCGCAGCCGTCGCATCGAGACGCTGCTGGTCTGCGGCGTTGCCACCAATGTCTGCGTCGAATCGACGATTCGTGATGCGTATTTCAAGGAGTACTTCCCGGTGCTGATCCGTGACGCCTGCTACCAGGCCGGCCCGGATTTCATCCAGCAGGCCACGATCTATAATGTCGAACAATTCTTCGGCTGGAGCGCGACGGTCAATGACGTCGCGGCTGCCTGTGCCGTCGAACGCGCCGCCTGA
- a CDS encoding NitT/TauT family transport system substrate-binding protein (product_source=KO:K02051; cath_funfam=3.40.190.10,3.90.180.10; cog=COG0715; ko=KO:K02051; pfam=PF09084; superfamily=53850; transmembrane_helix_parts=Inside_1_19,TMhelix_20_42,Outside_43_51,TMhelix_52_71,Inside_72_77,TMhelix_78_100,Outside_101_352): MTSRDSKFPRPALAIPRRTVLLGAGAAGAALALGKMGSPAFAQQASAVRVSEAIHLGIYVSVYAAKFGGFFKKHGLDVAVSSAGGIAAALPVVLSGNATFAVTGTGMSVNAATEGARVVNVAKIVGGMAMWAVAKPGANLKTVADFKGKTIATLRFPSSTIQVPTYIMKEKGGFDAEAAGVKFLQLPPGAQAQAVLDGRADFAAMFEWDASIAKQQFGLEPVLSLGDFIAPAAFTTAMMPRAAVEKEPAMVQAFCNALAETQVALHADRELFVKTSIVEFPQVNEAVIRSAAENLLTKTQAIPKAPTISKAEWDADITFEIAGGSIKAGRPYEEMVDNTFATKAAAKFGKAG; the protein is encoded by the coding sequence ATGACGTCCCGAGATAGCAAGTTCCCCCGTCCTGCGCTGGCGATTCCGCGGCGTACCGTGCTCCTCGGGGCAGGCGCAGCAGGTGCCGCGCTGGCCCTCGGCAAGATGGGCAGCCCCGCTTTTGCCCAGCAGGCTTCGGCCGTCCGGGTCTCCGAGGCGATCCATCTTGGCATCTATGTATCTGTTTACGCGGCGAAATTCGGCGGATTCTTCAAGAAGCACGGGCTTGATGTCGCGGTGAGTTCCGCGGGCGGCATCGCAGCCGCCCTGCCGGTTGTGCTGTCCGGCAACGCCACCTTTGCCGTCACCGGCACCGGCATGTCGGTCAATGCGGCCACCGAAGGCGCCAGGGTCGTCAACGTCGCCAAGATCGTCGGCGGCATGGCGATGTGGGCCGTGGCCAAGCCGGGCGCCAATCTGAAGACGGTCGCGGACTTCAAGGGCAAGACCATCGCCACGCTGCGGTTTCCGTCCTCCACCATCCAGGTGCCGACCTACATCATGAAGGAGAAGGGCGGCTTCGATGCCGAGGCTGCCGGTGTGAAATTCCTGCAGTTGCCGCCGGGCGCGCAGGCCCAGGCCGTGCTCGATGGTCGCGCCGATTTCGCCGCCATGTTCGAATGGGATGCGAGTATCGCCAAGCAGCAGTTCGGCCTTGAGCCGGTGCTGTCGCTCGGCGACTTCATCGCGCCGGCGGCATTTACCACGGCGATGATGCCGCGCGCTGCGGTCGAGAAGGAGCCCGCCATGGTGCAGGCGTTCTGTAATGCGCTGGCCGAAACGCAGGTCGCGCTTCACGCCGACCGCGAACTGTTTGTGAAAACGTCGATCGTCGAATTCCCGCAGGTCAATGAAGCCGTCATTCGGTCCGCCGCGGAAAACTTGCTGACCAAGACCCAGGCCATTCCGAAGGCGCCGACCATCTCGAAGGCTGAGTGGGACGCTGACATCACGTTCGAAATCGCCGGCGGTTCGATCAAGGCCGGCCGTCCGTATGAGGAAATGGTCGACAATACGTTCGCGACAAAGGCCGCCGCCAAGTTCGGCAAGGCCGGCTAA
- a CDS encoding putative NBD/HSP70 family sugar kinase (product_source=COG1940; cath_funfam=3.30.420.40; cog=COG1940; superfamily=53067), whose product MAEDAPTTSGIGRHGVTRLPSVDVDSYNIELKDNGSFLGDRASKGAFRRILDGLRKPLRKNGDDPLGEKATQEIGKSELDQSLLGDDIAAAALMHGAIEDFAQELAYVTGRFLKTKAWADTECIVVGGGFRQSRIGEIAIARTAIILKAEDFKVDLVPIRFHPDEAGLIGCLHLAPSWIFEAHDSILAVDIGGSNIRCGVVETRWKKAADLSKAAVWKSDLWRHADDEPTREGAVKRLVKMLKDLIAAAEAEGFKLAPFIGIACPGVINEDGSIEKGAQNLPGNWESSKFNLPALLVEGIPEIGDHDTAVLMHNDGVAQGLSEVPFMQDFERWGVLTIGTGLGNARFTNRRKDKKKEGKD is encoded by the coding sequence ATGGCTGAGGATGCACCGACGACCTCCGGCATTGGCCGGCACGGCGTGACGCGCCTGCCTTCGGTGGACGTGGACAGCTATAACATCGAACTCAAGGATAACGGCAGCTTCCTGGGCGACCGTGCCAGCAAGGGAGCATTCCGGCGCATTCTGGACGGCTTACGAAAACCGTTGCGCAAGAATGGCGACGATCCGCTGGGAGAGAAGGCCACTCAGGAAATTGGCAAATCGGAACTCGACCAGAGCCTCCTCGGTGACGATATCGCCGCGGCAGCGCTGATGCATGGCGCGATTGAGGATTTTGCCCAGGAATTGGCCTATGTCACAGGGCGGTTTCTCAAGACCAAGGCTTGGGCCGATACCGAATGCATCGTGGTCGGCGGTGGCTTCCGGCAAAGCCGAATCGGCGAAATCGCCATCGCCCGCACCGCCATCATCCTCAAGGCCGAGGATTTCAAGGTCGATCTGGTGCCGATTCGCTTTCATCCCGACGAGGCCGGTCTGATCGGTTGTCTGCATCTGGCGCCGTCCTGGATATTCGAGGCCCATGACAGCATTCTGGCAGTGGATATTGGTGGCTCCAACATCCGCTGCGGCGTGGTGGAAACCCGCTGGAAGAAGGCCGCGGACCTCTCCAAGGCCGCAGTGTGGAAGTCCGATCTCTGGCGCCATGCCGACGACGAGCCGACCCGCGAGGGGGCGGTGAAGCGGCTGGTGAAGATGCTGAAGGACCTGATCGCCGCAGCCGAGGCGGAAGGCTTCAAGCTGGCGCCATTCATCGGGATTGCCTGCCCCGGCGTTATCAACGAGGACGGGTCGATCGAGAAGGGCGCGCAGAACCTGCCGGGTAACTGGGAAAGCAGCAAATTCAACCTGCCGGCGCTTCTGGTTGAGGGAATTCCAGAGATCGGCGATCACGATACCGCGGTGCTGATGCACAATGACGGTGTCGCCCAAGGCCTCAGCGAGGTGCCGTTCATGCAGGATTTCGAGCGTTGGGGTGTGCTGACCATCGGCACCGGCCTCGGCAACGCCCGTTTCACCAACCGCCGGAAGGACAAGAAGAAGGAAGGCAAGGACTAA
- a CDS encoding RimJ/RimL family protein N-acetyltransferase (product_source=COG1670; cog=COG1670; pfam=PF13302; superfamily=55729), with protein MLQDIPTPTLRETRGCVLETERLSLRKPTLADVKAISRLANDRRIAENTRRLPYPYLQDHAVQFVNSLGDANSETVFLIELDRQPVGMVGVDWRAPETPELGYWLGVDHWGQGFATEAARAVIDFTFEEFDVEHLISGARVANPASRNILEKCGFQWSGVELHRFEAIGSSTPVDCFRLNRGVWASLKSWSNSTRRER; from the coding sequence ATGCTGCAGGATATCCCGACCCCGACACTGCGAGAGACCAGAGGCTGCGTCCTCGAGACCGAACGGCTAAGCTTACGCAAGCCGACGCTCGCGGACGTAAAAGCCATTTCGCGCCTGGCCAACGACCGGCGCATCGCGGAAAACACCCGCCGCCTGCCTTATCCCTATCTGCAGGATCATGCCGTGCAGTTCGTCAATTCGCTCGGTGATGCGAACAGTGAAACCGTGTTCCTGATCGAGCTCGACCGCCAGCCCGTCGGCATGGTCGGCGTCGACTGGCGCGCGCCTGAGACGCCAGAGCTCGGTTACTGGCTCGGCGTCGATCATTGGGGCCAGGGCTTTGCCACCGAGGCTGCGCGCGCGGTGATCGATTTCACGTTTGAAGAATTCGACGTCGAGCACCTGATCTCGGGCGCCCGCGTCGCCAATCCAGCCTCGCGAAATATCCTGGAGAAGTGCGGCTTCCAGTGGAGCGGCGTCGAACTGCACCGCTTCGAAGCGATCGGCTCATCGACCCCGGTGGATTGTTTCCGGCTCAACCGCGGCGTCTGGGCGTCGCTGAAGAGCTGGAGCAATTCGACGCGAAGGGAGCGATAA